The genomic stretch AATGGGGGAAGGGCCGGGGGTGCTGCGCTTCGCGAGGTCTTGCTCCCTTGGGACCTGGTCTCCCATCTGACCCTCCGGGCCTTAGCTTGCCTCACATGTCAGGGCAAGTATCCACCTAACCAGGctgcaggggaggaggagggaggccgGGACTGGGGTAGGAAGAAAGCTAGAGGTGGTCTGCAAGCTGGGCTGGGGCCCCCGCCGGCGGCCACCATAAATACTATGGGAGTTTAGCCAATCCCGAGCTCCGCTGTGTCTTGTGCTGAACATTCCTTTCTCTCCGTGCCTCTGTCTCCCCTCTGTCCCCCCTCCCAACCTCCCCGTCCCGGCCCCCTGCTAATCCGACTTCTCGCCATCATCCTCCTGGTGGGTGTCACCGTCGTGCCCGTTCTTGTCTTCCTTGGAGAGGTGGGCCTGGGAACCCAGCGCGGACAGCGAGAGGAGGCCGGTGCCTGCGCTGACCGCCGGCAGCGAAGGCGGCTGCAGCCCCACGGGCAGTGgggtcaagggcagggccagggcctgcAGCTGGGACAGCTGGTGGGCTTGGAGCTGCTGCTGCAGGGCGGGGGAGGGGAACATTAGCTGCCTGGGGCCCGCCTGTCCCCCGCCCACCCGCCCAGGTCCCCATACATACTCGGATGATAGAGTTCAGCTCGGGAGCGGTGACCTGCTTGGCCCTCTCAATTGCTCCCAAGACCTGCTGCTGGTGCTGGAAGGGGGTCGGGGGAGAGGAGAGGCAGTGATTCCTCCTGATCCTGGGAGAGGAGGGGGGGACGGCCCTGAGGCCAGGAGGAGCCCTACTACCAAGTGGGCCATCATGTCTGCTCCTCCCAGTGGTTTTCAACCCCATCAGAAAGCGCCCTCCCTCTCTCCAACTGCTTCCTTTCACCAAGCTCGTCTCTTCATCTGGCCAACGGAGACAAATAGAAAAGTgtagaaaacaattaaaaaggtTTTGTGCTGAGTAGTTAGGAAACAGCTTTTGAGTGAGCCTGGGAGAAACCCTGGATCCTGACCTATCCTATGTGCACAGCCACCTGCAAAGACGTGAAACATGTGAATGTTTGTGCAGTACACAACCTGCCCCACTGTACAGGGACGTCCTGATCCTAGGAGCTCCAAGACTGTGCCCTGAGTCTGGCCAAATTGAGCCCTTCTCTTaccatggctggggagggccCAGTGAATTCTGGCAGGGCTGGCTGGAGAATGGGCCCAGATTCAGGGCAGTTCCTCCCCGAGCTCTCCCCAAACACCTGACTCTGTGGCCAGCAGATGCTAGAATCTACCAATCTCCCTTTTTGCCTTGGCTACCAGGAAGCCTCTGTTCTGAAGGGCTCCAAGTGCCCTTTTCTCTAGGGCTTTCATTGGGTCCTTCTAAGACTTGTCCCTGGGCAAAGCAGGGCACCCAAAGGATCCTGAGATACCCACAGGGATTGAAGAGGAAGTTACAAACTTTTGACAGTAAACTTGGCAGGGACAGGAGATGGGCCTTACATGGCCCTGGGGAGGGGCGGCCTCGCATCCTGAGCCTCAGAACCcaagaaaggagaagaggagcTGGGCGTCAGGTtcgtctgggtgtgtgtgtgcatgtggtaaTGTGTGCTCAGGATCACGTGTGCCCACGTGTAGCTGCACATTCCCGCATGCGTGTCCCTGTGCTGTCTGCACACACGTGTATCCGTGTCTGCATCTGTGTATCTCCCGTGTGTTGATGTGCTCGTGCCTATCTGTGTGGCTGTGTCCATGTGTGACCACCCTGTGCTACCCCTTCCCCCACAATCCCCTAACACACCCTCTAGTCCTTGGTCCTGTGCAGCCCGCACGGCCTGGGGGATGATGTCTCAAGAGggtgaaaggaggaagagagatgagaaaaaaacattcCTGGTGCAGTTTAGGCCCATCTGACATTTCCACCTATGACATGACTCACTCCAGCTGGGAATTCCAGAGCAGGGTGAGGCCCGCCCCCCACACGCCTGCACCCCTGGAGTGTCTCTGGCCCGGGGattcttctgcacaggccagCTCTGGTGTCCAGAGCCAGGGAGGTCCAGAGAGCAGAGGCGTGTGCCCTGGGGCGCCCAGCACACCACCCAAGATGGCTGCAGCGGACAGGGTCTGGGCAAGTGCGGGGCCCCCTCACAACCCCTCCCCAAGGCCCTGGCTCTTACCTCTTGGGAGAGGTAGGGCAGGACCTGGGCACAAATCCCGTTCAGCCTTTTGACGATCTCCGCCTGGAACACACAGATGAAGCCGGCTTCAGTCCTGGGCGGGTGGCAGGTGCAGGCTAGCCACAGGAGGCCTGCGCGGGGCCCGGCCCAGCCCTGCCACTTGCGGCTTCTAAGAGGGGCTAGGTCTGGCCAGGGTGGGATGAGCAAAGCCGTGTTCGGGCCCGAGGGCAGCCAGTCAGTGGCAAAGGTGGGCTGGACGCCGGCTGTCGCCTGCAGCTTAGAGTGAGGTAAGTGCAGGATGAGGCCAGACTGCACATTCCTCGGTTGCATTCCTCGGGGGTCGGCCACTCAGGCCCCTGGCAGGTAGTAAGCGCTTGTGGGAATGTAGGGAGGGCTGGGGGCCGTAGGTTGTGGGGAAGgtctctgcccctccccaccaccgGGAGAAACACTCCCAGGGAGGCCTGAAAAAGAGGCGGGGCGGGGGGGAGGAGAGCGGGAGCTTGGGGAGGGCTTAGGAGGTAACAGGATAACCGGGCTGGCTTGGTGCCCAGCCGAGGGCCGGCCGCTACCTGCCTGGGGGTGCCCAAGggggggctggaggtggggggaggagggggaaggaggaggaggaggaggaggagatgggcgTACCTGTTTGTGCATCTCGATGTTCAAGCCGTAGGACATCTCGTAGTACTgtatgggggagagagagagggagcggGAGATGGGGGCGGGGAAGGATGGGGGGACAGGAAGACAAAGAGATAGGGGAGTGGCAGAGACAGACAAAGGGGGGAGACAGCAAGAGACAGCTGAgggcaggaaagaaaggagaggcaggtgggagggaaagaggagggagagacgCCCACACCCAGCGTCCCAGCCCGCCCTGGAGAGGGGCAGGGGGCCGCTGGGGCTGCAGATGGAGACTGGGGGCACTTTAGGTCCCTAGCCCTGGCCTGGCTCCTCCCCCACTCCGTGTGCACCGCGAGAACACGCATTCCAGGGCTCCTAATCTTGTATCTTTCTATGTCTTGTCTGCGGGTGGGCCCAGACTCCAGGGAAGTTTGCCTGCCTAGGTATAAACAGTGAGGGGTAAACAAAGCCTGCTGGCTCTGGGGCCAGCAGCTACCTCCACCCCAAGCCCCAGATCtcaccctgcccctcccctgctcTAAACCCTCCCATGGCTCCCTGTCACCCCTGGGGGAAAACCAAGTTCATTCCCAGGCCTTCACgtagtttctctgtctctgtctggtgaactcctactcatcctgCAAGACCCCAGCTGTGTGCCCCATTTCTCCATATAGTCTTCCTCAGGCAGGTCCTAGGTCCCTCTCTCTGACCCCAGCCCTATCCTTCTGGCTGGGAGGGTCAGGGTCTGGCTCTGCCTCCCCCACAGTCTGGGAGATTTGGGTACTGGGCTGAGACCCCAGCATCGCTGCTCAAGGGCCAGGCCAAGGGTGAGTAAGGGAGGGGATCTTTGATGCAGAAATCGCCACCTGGCGGTTACAAAACTGAGCAAGTGATTCTGGCAGCAGCAATGCAGTGTCACACCTCAGCCCCCCGAAATGGGTAGGGCTCAGACTCCCTCCCACAGGCTTCTTCTTTGAGCTCGGGCCCAAAGGGGTTAAGCGTGTGGACGCTGGGACCTTGGCGGTGGGGAGGGACTCGGCTGCTCCCCCACGTCAGTTCCTGGCTGTTGGCTTTCACAGCCGGTgagcctccctctcctccctcctccgctGCCAAGGACAGCCGGGGGACCTGGCAGGGCCGGTCTGCAACCCGGCGGTTTGGCACCTCGGCCACTGCCTCGGCCATCTGCCAGGCTAGCGAGGCAGGCTCAGCCCAGCAGGGGCCGGCTGAATGGAGAACAGGCCCCGATCCTCGCGCTTCCCAGGGGAGGTGGCCGGGGTTGAAGGAGCAGCTGCCCATGGTGGAGGGGATGTGGGGGGCCCTGTCGCCCGCCCCCAACACTGGACCTGGGGGCGGAGTGACGTTACCATCACATAGTGACGCTGCATCTCTGACTTCTCACTGGCCAACTTGTCACATTCGAGCTTGAGGCTGAGGAGGCACGGGGGGAGATGGGGTGGTTAGTGGCGGCTGGGCGGGAGCCCCCCACCCTCCGTTATccaggggaggaaactgaggctccaagtcCCCTGTAAGGGCAAGATCA from Pan paniscus chromosome 20, NHGRI_mPanPan1-v2.0_pri, whole genome shotgun sequence encodes the following:
- the TLE5 gene encoding TLE family member 5 isoform X4, whose amino-acid sequence is MMFPQSRHSGSSHLPQQLKFTTSDSCDRIKDEFQLLQAQYHSLKLECDKLASEKSEMQRHYVMYYEMSYGLNIEMHKQAEIVKRLNGICAQVLPYLSQEHQQQVLGAIERAKQVTAPELNSIIRVCMGTWAGGRGTGGPQAANVPLPRPAAAAPSPPAVPAAGPGPALDPTARGAAAAFAAGGQRRHRPPLAVRAGFPGPPLQGRQERARR
- the TLE5 gene encoding TLE family member 5 isoform X3, with protein sequence MCHKNGFPEEGGITAAFLQKRKLRLSKNHRPARAKVTEHVRGTRPGRATARPAASTRAAGSLFFDRWGNRDPAGCRGSSHLPQQLKFTTSDSCDRIKDEFQLLQAQYHSLKLECDKLASEKSEMQRHYVMYYEMSYGLNIEMHKQAEIVKRLNGICAQVLPYLSQEHQQQVLGAIERAKQVTAPELNSIIRQLQAHQLSQLQALALPLTPLPVGLQPPSLPAVSAGTGLLSLSALGSQAHLSKEDKNGHDGDTHQEDDGEKSD
- the TLE5 gene encoding TLE family member 5 isoform X5; amino-acid sequence: MMFPQSRHSGSSHLPQQLKFTTSDSCDRIKDEFQLLQAQYHSLKLECDKLASEKSEMQRHYVMYYEMSYGLNIEMHKQAEIVKRLNGICAQVLPYLSQEHQQQVLGAIERAKQVTAPELNSIIRQQLQAHQLSQLQALALPLTPLPVGLQPPSLPAVSAGTGLLSLSALGSQAHLSKEDKNGHDGDTHQEDDGEKSD
- the TLE5 gene encoding TLE family member 5 isoform X6, with amino-acid sequence MMFPQSRHSGSSHLPQQLKFTTSDSCDRIKDEFQLLQAQYHSLKLECDKLASEKSEMQRHYVMYYEMSYGLNIEMHKQAEIVKRLNGICAQVLPYLSQEHQQQVLGAIERAKQVTAPELNSIIRQLQAHQLSQLQALALPLTPLPVGLQPPSLPAVSAGTGLLSLSALGSQAHLSKEDKNGHDGDTHQEDDGEKSD
- the TLE5 gene encoding TLE family member 5 isoform X1, whose translation is MCHKNGFPEEGGITAAFLQKRKLRLSKNHRPARAKVTEHVRGTRPGRATARPAASTRAAGSLFFDRWGNRDPAGCRGSSHLPQQLKFTTSDSCDRIKDEFQLLQAQYHSLKLECDKLASEKSEMQRHYVMYYEMSYGLNIEMHKQAEIVKRLNGICAQVLPYLSQEHQQQVLGAIERAKQVTAPELNSIIRVCMGTWAGGRGTGGPQAANVPLPRPAAAAPSPPAVPAAGPGPALDPTARGAAAAFAAGGQRRHRPPLAVRAGFPGPPLQGRQERARR
- the TLE5 gene encoding TLE family member 5 isoform X2 — its product is MCHKNGFPEEGGITAAFLQKRKLRLSKNHRPARAKVTEHVRGTRPGRATARPAASTRAAGSLFFDRWGNRDPAGCRGSSHLPQQLKFTTSDSCDRIKDEFQLLQAQYHSLKLECDKLASEKSEMQRHYVMYYEMSYGLNIEMHKQAEIVKRLNGICAQVLPYLSQEHQQQVLGAIERAKQVTAPELNSIIRQQLQAHQLSQLQALALPLTPLPVGLQPPSLPAVSAGTGLLSLSALGSQAHLSKEDKNGHDGDTHQEDDGEKSD